GTGAAGCCAGGTGTCAGCATGGTGAGGCGAGTTAAGGAAGCATTGAAGAAGGAGACACAGCAAAAGGAGACGAACATTAAAAACCGCCAAAAGACCTTTAAGGAGCAGGAGAAGGAGAGCAGAGAGGCAGCTTTACAAAACTCAATTTGCAATGCAAACAAGGGATTTGCCCTTTTGCAGAAAATGGGTTACAAAGCTGGCCAAGGCCTCGGGAAGGCGGGCAagtttcttctttatttatatattatttaaatctgttttccATTTGTTGCTTGTGTAACACTGTTAGTCTCTGTTACCTTTACAGGAGCAGGAAGGGTTGATCCAATTCCTCTTAATATTAAAACCGGTAGGTGATACCTATTTATATTTAGTGTATTTGGAGTGTAACAACATGTGCAATCCAACTGATGGCTTACATGTGTTATTCTTGTTATGCTAAATCAGACAGAGGTGGCATTGGAATGGAAGaggtgaagaaaagaaaagcagaggagGAACTTGAACATTATCGTCAGAAAGTACGAGCCAGGCAACAGAATGAGACCAAGTCTCTGGAAGATTTTAGGTTAGGTTTGCAGCTGTCTATGAGATGTAACATGTCTCTAAACATGGCCACCCTCCTATAATACACATGTTTGTTAGTCTGTatgtgaaaaagttaaaactttTCATTCCAGGTCAAGAgtaaggacagagagagaggagcgaAAGATTGAAGGAGATCTCAGAAGGAGTCAGCGAGCCTGTGAGCAGCTTGACAGTCAGAAGGTTGGAAGAATTATGGCTATAACACAGGCTCATCAGTACATCACAGAGTGAACGCTGTTTTTGTGGATCTCTATTCAGTCTTTCTGCGAATGTGCCAAGAAAATTGCAATTCCCTAATCCAGAAAATTAATTCTGTATATTCTGACAATCACTTTACATCATTATAGAAACAACACTTGGAGTTGTATGTGTGAATTATTCGGCTGAATTGTCTTTTCAGGGCATCACTGTGCCTAGGGAAGACTGGTACTGGCCTAAAGCAGAGacggatgatgatgatgacgcttttaaggacgaggaggaggaggaggaggaggaggagaaggaggaggaggaggaggaggagattgTGGAATTAACCGTTAGTATTTAGTTTACCTTGTGTTTTTAGTGACAGTATCATGTGTAATCCTAACATATGATCCCAAAACCATTTTGTTGTAGATGTATGGTAATATGTCATCGTTTTGGTGCATAGACTTTTTGATGGTATTGGAAATAGGATGCACTGGTACATTCTGCCATTGTATTGTACACAGCTATAATATTGGCaaataacaattttatttatataacaccTTTCATTACACTGAAACCccaagtgctttacattaaaaacagcataaaCATTACAAGAAAGAATACAGCAACACAacaagaatgtaaaaaaagcatgcacacacaaatgcgAATGCCCAGTGTCtgataaaaaagaagattttGAATTAAATTTTGAATGTGGACACAGTTGTGATGGATCTCAGCTTGCTCCAGAGAGCAGGACCACAGTAACAAAGGGCTCCTTAATCGGACCTGGATCTAACGCTGGGtataaccatagactgtaaatatttacagtctaCAAGTCTAAGTAAAAGACCTCTGCCTTATGACCTAGGAGGCCTAATGGGGTTGTTATCAGTGATCATATGGTACGATAAATGCATCTAATTGAAATATATGCTATGATAttcaaagtaaaatgaaagCGTATGTGatatgtgtctctctgttacAGTCATTTGACAAGCTGCAAATTTTGACATCCTATTTGAGAGGAATCCATTTTTACTGCATATGGTGTGGGACAACATATAATGGTAAGAGTGATGACGACATGGCTGtagttttattgcttttttttttattgcctctgctgatatattgtatttatttttacagacgAAGAGGACTTGTGCTCCAACTGTCCCGGGGATACAGCAGTAGACCATGAATGaacttaataaaaacatgcacagtAGTTCCCAGTGGAAAAAGCAGTTACAAATGTTTGACCATGGAAGCAAAATATTTCATATGCAGTTGAGGCACGTAGGTGATCAGAGGGGGAGGgttatttatttaacatctcCATTTGAATCTGTTTTCCATCTCTGGAAGGACATCCAGAACAATGTTTATAGAAACTAACCCTTTTTGAGGGTGGTGGTCTTGAATTTTCCTTTACATTTAGAAATCCTGTAGGAaatttaacatacatttttaatgtttatatttttgaaaagatgCACTTTGAAGAGAAAGATGcaggtttttttgtgaaatgttttaagAGCAATTGCATAcctgtgttttcattaaatgttttaagaatCTCACCTTGTGACCTGGTATTTAGTTAAATACTAATACAATCAATTACTTTGGGATTGATTTACAAATAGATGTACTCCTAACTCTCTCATCTAATCCTGATACTGCCATAATAGCCCATGTGCTCAATTTGTGAGTTTATAtgtgttttaaaattatttttatttcaatatcaGTTGTCCCCGCTGGATTTCGACACCATTTTTCCCACCACAATATTGGATGTAAATTCGTACCAGTAAATACACTGGTTTCCtttttgcttgtttgcaagGCCCACGTTACTTCTGACTGAGTTTGTTTCTGAAGCGCAAAGATAAATGGACGTCTATACCCTGATAAATTCTTGACAGTAAGCTTCCGCcgcgattttttttttctgggatcGACAACTCCAACTCCCATGACTATTAGCTGTAGGCGCGGTGGTAAAGCTTTTTGGgaactgttgttgttgctaaaaATTAAGCGCTGtcctgttttatacagtctatggttttatcccatagaccgttaataacATAGTCTATGTTTTATCCCCGAAAAACTTCCATTGAAGCTAAAACATTTCaaggagacaaagacaaaacaaaaaccaagcAGACGTAAGTTAAAATACCCGTGAAAGTAATTATTAGCAGTAGCATACCGAACATTAACGGCTGCTAGCACAAATTATCTCAGCACTTTCAGTTCTCTTAGCTAACACATAAATGCTTTCACTATCTTCCCGACTGTTAAAAACGTATCCAAGGTGATAGCTTCCACTTGGTTCATaaccatttttttatatttctgaaaTCATTTTGAAGGAGCCATGTTGTGTGACGTTACCGGAGAAAACGAAACTTACTGTGGGTAAGGCTGAATTGAAACAGCTCAGGCGTACCAACAGGGGAAGACGTGGAAGTAAAGatgagatgaaaacaaaaaatatgtagtATTCCGGAACTTTGTGCTCATAATTTAACTGACATTCCGACCAGTCGTTTATCATGAACGTAGCTAAACTAAACGAGTATGCACAGAGACAACGCTTGGTGCTGAAATATGAGGACGTTGGATCCGTTGGCCCTGATCACATTAAAACGTGAGTTGCATATATTCTCTGGTGGGTTAACGacctgcatgcatgtgtatgtatgtatgatttaaaaaaagaaaccctgGGACTTTAATGGGACATATACTCTTATTGAATGGAAGGATAGAATTTCACATGACGTTGGTTTGTAGAAGAAATAGGAAGTGGGTGTATTCTACGTTGTTTTAGGCCAATCAGTGTCCCAGCTGTTGTCAGCTAAACTTTTTCCTTACCACATTTAAACCACGCAGGCAATAGATGCAACACTGTATACCTTTAGAGTTGAGTTCCTATATTAGGAATTGTTTCCtgcattatatatataaaaaaaaaaattaagaataagaaaatgttgataaatATGTCATGGTATGAGTGTAAGGCCACTTTAAACAAGACTATAATAGATGCGAATGTGTTGAACCTTATTAGTCTTTAAGTATTGTTTCTACTGTTACTGTGATATTGAGTTagaatttgaatttgttttattttggattcGATACTCAACTCATGTATCATACTGACACCAGTagtataaatttaaaaatatattataatacttttatttaaggtAACAAGCTCTAGTACTTGCATGGcaattaataaatacacatatcaTAGTATTTTTCACATGCAATACAATGAATTACTTTACAGTAGCGGTCCCAAACAGTTTCCTAACGAGGCCCTAAGAGGGTCCAACATATGTTAATAACTTCAACTGTGGGAATGTTAATTAAGTCTGCAAATTCATGTCTGTACTCCTTTTATTATCTTAACattgtttatatttctttctcAGATTTACCCTCAGAGCAGTTCTGAATGGTAAGGCGTATCCTGATGGAGTAGGGAAGAACAAGAAGGAAGCCAAACAGAACGCTGCAAAAAACGCCCTGACATGCTTGTTGGAGGAACCAATAGACCCTGTAAGATTGTTATATCTCCTTATTGATCTACTGTATTTATAGAACTACAGAAGTAAGTAGTAATACATACTGTTTTTTCCTAGCTTAATTAAAGTCCCAGGAAAGTCCAGCGGGAAGTGATGAAttgacatgcattttttttagccGTAATGTTGTTATGAATGTAGTATTTTAAGAGTTTCAAATAAGCTGCACTCTAActacttaaaggtccaatgacatgaTGATTttatattgggggggggggggcttgaccaactgccactttgcttgtttgaaagccataatgtctctctgAGCTTTCGTTTTcttaaaagcagagcaggatacccagatCACCATTGctagtcactgggggaccataggcaggctggggctaatgttaaaaaaaactcataaggtgaacttttcatgccatgggacctttttaatataaagtattttttttcaagactGGAGATGCAAAATACAGTGGCACGCCAAGCAAACCAAAGGAGGAATTGAATCAAAATGTGTTGGACATCTGGTGAGCACAAACAGtggagacacattttttttctgtttaaatattttaatgggTTTGGTTAGTAAAGGTTCTAATTTGATTCGgatgtgtctctgtgttacAGTGAAAAGACAAAGAGCTTGAGTTTGAGAACTACTGGCGAAGTATTGACAGACACAAATTACATAGGAATGATCAACATCTACTGTCAGAGAACAAAGCTCTCCCATGACTACATCTTAGAAAAACAATGCGGTCCACCTCATAACCCCCAGTAAGTAAGATTTAACCTCTGTTACCTGAATAGATACTACAGACACTATTTAAAATCACTTGATAGATATGAGAGATGAATCTTAACAAGATTGTCCATCTCTTTCCTCTCTGGCTACATAGGTTTTTCTACAAACTAGTGATCAACCATAAGGAGTACCCTGTGGGTGAGGGTAAGAGTGCCAAGGAAGCCAAACAGAAAGCAGCTCAGCTGGCTTTGTCTGCTCTTCAAGAACAGACAGACTGGGACAGCAAGGTATttcatagatatatatatacacatattttttatacagtatgatAACAATTAGTTTTTCTGCGCCATAAAACCATAGCTGCCACAGCTTCCCTTGAAATTCCTCACTTTAATATGCAATCCCagtcttcctttttattttttttgtagccaccatgtaaaataaaaaaaaaatcaacattttagttttaatctGGCGAAGGTACAACGCTTAAAAATTCACAGAAGGTTTTAAGCATCCTCATTATATATACACCATTTATTCAGAAGTTTAAACCAAGATCAGCATTACAGATAGTACCCACGCTGTCCATTGTTAAGGTAGTTTTGTGCTCAACTCTCACCAttgctgtgcatgtaaacacatttacaaagctGTGAGTGATCATAATGACGTTAAGGGTGTATTCTAGGGTTAAAGTAGTCTCTTTTTGCAAGTTCTTGCTTCACAACGCCGCAGAAGAGAGTCTGACTATTCCACATAGCATTcttggatggaagaaaaacctgctctggtttatagGCATTtctacgttcaaaagttgttttagtcgtgcaacagaaaactcagattggacagatactctagctagctgtctggatttaccctgcagagatctgaggagcagttaaccatagtcctcagaaattgaccggagtttaaaatgttgCC
This portion of the Etheostoma cragini isolate CJK2018 chromosome 17, CSU_Ecrag_1.0, whole genome shotgun sequence genome encodes:
- the gpatch11 gene encoding G patch domain-containing protein 11 isoform X1, with the translated sequence MSDEEEDYMSDAFLSKIPDVKPGVSMVRRVKEALKKETQQKETNIKNRQKTFKEQEKESREAALQNSICNANKGFALLQKMGYKAGQGLGKAGAGRVDPIPLNIKTDRGGIGMEEVKKRKAEEELEHYRQKVRARQQNETKSLEDFRSRVRTEREERKIEGDLRRSQRACEQLDSQKGITVPREDWYWPKAETDDDDDAFKDEEEEEEEEEKEEEEEEEIVELTSFDKLQILTSYLRGIHFYCIWCGTTYNDEEDLCSNCPGDTAVDHE
- the gpatch11 gene encoding G patch domain-containing protein 11 isoform X2, which encodes MVRRVKEALKKETQQKETNIKNRQKTFKEQEKESREAALQNSICNANKGFALLQKMGYKAGQGLGKAGAGRVDPIPLNIKTDRGGIGMEEVKKRKAEEELEHYRQKVRARQQNETKSLEDFRSRVRTEREERKIEGDLRRSQRACEQLDSQKGITVPREDWYWPKAETDDDDDAFKDEEEEEEEEEKEEEEEEEIVELTSFDKLQILTSYLRGIHFYCIWCGTTYNDEEDLCSNCPGDTAVDHE